The following are from one region of the Blastocatellia bacterium genome:
- a CDS encoding protein kinase, translating to MKIFFLQHDGDVEVVKVLDFGIAKLQFGSEKLTQVGSSLGSPHYMAPEQLSDNENIDLRADIYSLGVILFELLTGDTLFKGTSATSVAYKHITEKPRSILELRSDLPEELDLIVQKSFRKRS from the coding sequence CTGAAAATATTTTTTTTACAACATGATGGAGATGTTGAAGTTGTTAAAGTTCTTGATTTTGGAATTGCTAAACTGCAATTTGGTTCAGAAAAGCTTACTCAAGTAGGCAGTTCTTTAGGTTCACCTCATTATATGGCCCCAGAACAACTATCTGATAATGAAAATATAGATCTGCGTGCTGATATATATTCATTAGGTGTAATTTTATTTGAACTGTTAACAGGTGACACTTTATTTAAGGGAACTTCAGCAACATCTGTTGCTTATAAACACATAACAGAAAAGCCCCGTTCTATTCTTGAACTACGTTCAGACCTACCAGAGGAATTAGATCTAATAGTTCAAAAAAGCTTTAGAAAAAGAAGTTGA